The Nitrospirota bacterium genome has a segment encoding these proteins:
- a CDS encoding cytochrome c3 family protein gives MSAIPVSAVRLFAVLIVFVLTGGLCTIQAAAKPEPSCLKCHPEFKKSGKHVHAALATGCTSCHMTDNGKAHPRQKESVTLRKEEPGLCFTCHKESSFRGREIHPPVAEGKCTVCHNPHRSKSENLLPAQPPEFCFTCHDRAKFTKKYIHVVAMGRRCDCHNPHASTHPKLLSAPVNEICKGCHRAKAHGIHVIGSLPNGRIHPIGGVPDPKKPKTIMNCASCHDPHSSDYPKLYTSKRICKRCHKYY, from the coding sequence GTGAGTGCAATTCCTGTATCGGCTGTCAGGCTTTTTGCAGTGCTGATCGTTTTTGTGCTGACAGGCGGACTATGTACCATTCAGGCTGCCGCAAAACCGGAACCTTCCTGCCTGAAATGCCATCCTGAATTCAAGAAATCCGGCAAACATGTCCATGCCGCCCTTGCAACCGGATGCACATCGTGCCACATGACAGATAACGGTAAGGCACATCCCCGGCAGAAGGAGAGTGTCACACTCAGAAAAGAAGAGCCCGGACTCTGCTTTACATGTCATAAAGAATCATCATTCAGGGGCAGGGAAATCCATCCACCGGTTGCAGAAGGGAAATGCACCGTCTGCCACAACCCGCATCGGTCCAAATCAGAAAATCTGCTTCCCGCCCAACCGCCGGAATTCTGCTTTACCTGTCATGACAGGGCAAAATTCACAAAAAAATATATCCATGTGGTTGCCATGGGAAGGCGGTGCGACTGCCACAATCCTCATGCCAGTACACATCCGAAGCTTCTCTCAGCCCCGGTGAATGAAATCTGCAAGGGCTGCCATCGGGCAAAAGCACACGGAATACATGTGATAGGGTCTCTGCCGAATGGGAGGATTCATCCGATCGGGGGTGTTCCTGACCCGAAAAAGCCAAAAACAATAATGAACTGCGCGAGTTGCCATGACCCGCACAGTTCAGACTATCCGAAGCTGTATACGTCGAAGAGGATATGCAAACGCTGCCATAAATACTACTGA